In one Electrophorus electricus isolate fEleEle1 chromosome 21, fEleEle1.pri, whole genome shotgun sequence genomic region, the following are encoded:
- the kcna4 gene encoding potassium voltage-gated channel subfamily A member 4 has translation MEFAMVGADSSGCNTHLPYGYVQARARERERERERQSRAAAAAEAGAVGEGGGSSGHPYNQQCQTRTASSSNANNSSGGTVSRPSSSQQPQQQQHHEPQQQLLRERKKQRDAGRWRRNRAALGGDLRHSELALLGSEEDIMLEEDEAEGEEEEDDRGSKRSSFVYNMDDEETVSLTDKRPQSGYENVYSEYGCSERVVINVSGLKFETQLKTLAQFPDTLLGDPEKRIRYFDPLRNEYFFDRNRPSFDAILYFYQSGGRLKRPVNVPFDIFSEEVKFYELGEEAMLKFREDEGFVKEEEKPLPEDEFKRQIWLLFEYPESSSPARGIAVVSVLVIVISIVIFCLETLPEFRDEKEFLSPGNNSTRADNGFTPFNDPFFIVETVCIIWFSFEIIVRFFASPSKAAFFKNIMNSIDIVSILPYFITLGTDLAQQQGNGQQAMSFAILRIIRLVRVFRIFKLSRHSKGLQILGHTLRASMRELALLIFFLVIGVILFSSAVYFAEADEPTSHFTSIPDAFWWAVVTMTTVGYGDMKPITVGGKIVGSLCAIAGVLTIALPVPVIVSNFNYFYHRETDNEDQTPAVEYPPPGCPYFPDFLRKFKGSPSGSSLGDKAAEYMEMEEGVTESLCGVDKQSPSRGNGTDIGRRNSTQSRTLQTDV, from the coding sequence ATGGAGTTTGCTATGGTTGGCGCGGATAGCAGCGGGTGCAACACCCACCTGCCATACGGATATGTCCAAGCTCGcgccagggagagggagcgcgAAAGGGAAAGGCAGTCGCGAGCAGCGGCAGCGGCCGAAGCCGGAGCAGTTGGAGAAGGAGGTGGATCCAGTGGCCATCCGTACAACCAGCAGTGTCAGACTCGCACCGCCTCCTCCTCCAATGCCAACAACAGTAGCGGCGGAACCGTCTCGcgcccctcctcctctcagcagccgcagcagcagcagcaccacgAGCCACAGCAGCAACTTCTCCGAGAGCGGAAAAAGCAAAGAGACGCTGGGCGCTGGAGACGCAACCGCGCGGCTCTAGGCGGGGACCTGCGCCATTCGGAGTTGGCGCTTCTCGGGTCCGAGGAGGACATTATGTTAGAAGAAGACGAAGCGGAAggcgaggaggaagaggacgacaGGGGAAGTAAGAGATCAAGTTTTGTCTATAACATGGATGATGAGGAGACAGTTTCTCTCACAGACAAACGTCCACAGTCTGgatatgaaaatgtttacagtgaGTATGGCTGCTCTGAAAGGGTTGTCATCAACGTGTCTGGCTTGAAGTTTGAAACTCAACTGAAGACTCTTGCCCAGTTCCCAGACACTCTTTTGGGGGATCCTGAAAAGCGAATCAGGTACTTCGACCCTCTACGGAACGAATACTTTTTTGACAGGAATAGACCAAGCTTTGACGCCATTCTATATTTCTACCAGTCAGGTGGACGCTTAAAGAGACCGGTCAATGtaccttttgacattttttccGAGGAGGTAAAGTTCTATGAACTTGGTGAAGAGGCAATGCTCAAGTTCCGAGAGGATGAGGGATTTgtgaaagaggaggaaaaacCGCTGCCCGAAGACGAATTCAAACGTCAAATTTGGCTGTTGTTCGAGTATCCAGAAAGCTCAAGCCCAGCTAGAGGCATTGCAGTTGTGTCAGTCCTGGTTATTGTGATATCAATAGTCATCTTCTGTTTGGAGACACTACCAGAATTCAGGGACGAGAAAGAATTCCTCAGCCCAGGTAATAATTCGACACGTGCAGACAATGGGTTTACACCCTTCAACGACCCGTTCTTTATTGTGGAGACTGTGTGCATAATTTGGTTCTCTTTTGAGATAATTGTCCGTTTTTTTGCCAGCCCGAGCAAAGctgctttctttaaaaacattatgaACTCCATAGACATTGTTTCCATATTGCCTTATTTCATTACCCTCGGAACAGACCTTGCACAGCAACAAGGCAACGGGCAACAGGCAATGAGTTTTGCAATTCTGAGAATAATACGACTGGTGAGAGTATTCCGGATCTTTAAACTTTCCCGGCACTCAAAAGGACTCCAGATACTGGGACATACATTGCGCGCCAGCATGCGAGAACTGGCACTGCTCATTTTCTTCCTAGTCATCGGCGTCATCCTGTTCTCGAGCGCCGTGTACTTCGCAGAGGCAGACGAACCAACGTCCCACTTCACGAGCATTCCAGACGCTTTTTGGTGGGCTGTAGTAACCATGACCACGGTTGGTTACGGTGACATGAAGCCCATAACAGTCGGCGGAAAGATAGTGGGGTCGCTATGCGCCATAGCCGGGGTTCTTACCATTGCGCTTCCAGTTCCTGTTATCGTCTCCAACTTTAATTACTTCTACCACAGGGAGACCGACAACGAGGATCAGACTCCCGCTGTTGAATACCCGCCGCCAGGATGCCCATATTTCCCGGATTTCCTGAGAAAGTTCAAAGGATCTCCGTCCGGGTCCTCACTTGGTGACAAGGCTGCCGAGTATATGGAGATGGAGGAAGGTGTCACGGAATCTCTTTGTGGTGTTGACAAGCAGAGTCCGAGTAGAGGGAATGGTACTGACATAGGCAGGAGAAACAGCACACAATCAAGAACCCTACAGACAGATGTATGA